Sequence from the Deinococcus radiopugnans ATCC 19172 genome:
CATGGCGAAAGTATGCGAAGTATGCGGAAAGGGACCGATTGTCGTGAACTCGGTCATCCGCCGGGGTAAGGCCCGTGCGGCGGGCGGCGTGGGCCGCAAGGTCACGGGCGTCAGCAAGCGGGTTCAGAAGCCCAACCTCCAGCCCCTCACGGTCACGCGTGCGGGCGTCAGCCTGCGCCTGCGGGTCTGCTCCAAGTGCCGCAAGAGCCTGACCTGAACTGAAGTTCAACTCAACGGCGCGCCCCCTTCCACCGTGGAAGGGGGCGCGTTTTGCAGTCCTGCGTCAAAACCTACCGGGGGTCAGGGTTTGCCGGTGGGGCCGTCGTCCGTTGGCGTACCGCCCTGAACTTTCGGCTTGCGCTCCAGCACGAAGCTGCCGATCAGGAGCGCGATGGTGCCCACCACCACGCAACTGTCGGCGATGTTGAAGATCGGAAAGTCGCCCTGCCCGACAGAGCGGGTAATGGCACTCAGAGGCGGCGCGTGAATCATGTCGGTGACCTTGCCGAAGCGCAGGCCGTCGATGGCGTTGCCGATGGCGCCCGCCGAGATCATCGCCAGCACCACGCTCAGGAAGCGCTGTTGCGGGCGCAGGTACAGGTAGACCAGGAGGCCCAGGCCCACCAGCAGACGTCCCAGGGCCAGAGGAGCCGCGCTCCCGCTAAACATGCTCCACGCTGCGCCGGTGTTGAAGGTCAGGAACCATTCCAGGACGCCCGGAATGACGACGCGGGGGGCGGCTCCCTCCTGCAGGTTCGCCAGGGCCCAGCCTTTCAGGGCCTGGTCCGCGAAGATCAGCACGGCGGCGATCAGCAGCGGCAGCCAGAAGGGGGCGCGGGAAGCACGGTCGGTCAGCGTCGGCACGCCGCGCAGTATATGGAGTGTCCTGTGGCAAGAGGACAGATGCGGCCAGGCTTCATCCGCCTACCACTTTCTGCTGCTTGAAGGAAGGCCACAATAGTGGGCATGGCAAACGTCGAATCCTTCGATCTGGACCACACCAAAGTCAAAGCCCCCTACGTGCGGCTCGCCGGGGTCAAGACCACCCCACGCGG
This genomic interval carries:
- the rpmB gene encoding 50S ribosomal protein L28, yielding MAKVCEVCGKGPIVVNSVIRRGKARAAGGVGRKVTGVSKRVQKPNLQPLTVTRAGVSLRLRVCSKCRKSLT
- the lspA gene encoding signal peptidase II, which gives rise to MSSCHRTLHILRGVPTLTDRASRAPFWLPLLIAAVLIFADQALKGWALANLQEGAAPRVVIPGVLEWFLTFNTGAAWSMFSGSAAPLALGRLLVGLGLLVYLYLRPQQRFLSVVLAMISAGAIGNAIDGLRFGKVTDMIHAPPLSAITRSVGQGDFPIFNIADSCVVVGTIALLIGSFVLERKPKVQGGTPTDDGPTGKP